Proteins encoded by one window of Bactrocera oleae isolate idBacOlea1 chromosome 4, idBacOlea1, whole genome shotgun sequence:
- the LOC118680013 gene encoding mitochondrial 2-oxoglutarate/malate carrier protein encodes MSEQKQDAEKKSVATIPTPLKYVFGGTAAVAAACVMHPMDLVKTRMQVASSGSAKSSSAIGVMKMAVKNDGIAGLYKGLSASVLRQSMYSTTRIGVYTSLTDYYRELYKIAPTVNATVMMAAFAGAVGAYVGTPADVGLVRMMTDARLPPADRRNYTSVFNALSRIGKEEGVRALWRGAVPTVGRAIVVSVAQLASYTQFRHFAKSQFGMGDGFNLHLVASIGSGLLTATASLPVDIAKTRIQNMKMIDAKPEYRGILDVLVKITRKEGFLALWRGYTPYVLRVVPQTILIFIILEQLNTAYFKYVLGEEYKSKI; translated from the coding sequence ATGTCAGAACAGAAACAAGATGCTGAGAAAAAGAGTGTAGCCACAATACCCACACCACTAAAATACGTATTCGGTGGGACGGCAGCAGTGGCTGCGGCTTGCGTGATGCATCCAATGGATTTGGTAAAAACACGCATGCAAGTTGCTTCTAGCGGGAGCGCCAAATCGTCCAGCGCCATTGGAGTGATGAAAATGGCGGTTAAAAATGATGGCATAGCTGGCTTATATAAAGGACTCAGCGCCTCGGTACTACGGCAGTCGATGTACTCCACCACACGCATCGGGGTATACACAAGTCTAACGGACTATTATCGCGAGTTGTATAAAATAGCGCCAACAGTAAATGCAACCGTTATGATGGCGGCCTTCGCTGGCGCGGTCGGTGCCTATGTTGGCACACCGGCCGATGTGGGCTTAGTGCGTATGATGACCGATGCCCGTCTGCCGCCAGCCGATCGTCGAAATTACACGAGTGTTTTTAACGCGCTCTCACGTATTGGCAAAGAGGAGGGTGTTCGGGCGCTTTGGCGTGGCGCCGTACCAACTGTGGGTCGTGCCATTGTCGTGAGCGTTGCACAACTGGCGTCTTACACACAATTTCGACATTTCGCAAAGTCACAGTTTGGAATGGGTGATGGCTTTAATTTGCATTTAGTGGCGAGCATTGGTTCGGGTCTGTTGACGGCGACCGCATCATTGCCTGTGGATATCGCCAAGACGCGCATACAGAATATGAAAATGATCGATGCCAAACCGGAGTACCGGGGTATATTAGATGTGCTGGTAAAGATTACGAGGAAAGAAGGCTTTCTGGCGTTATGGCGTGGTTATACTCCGTATGTTTTACGTGTTGTGCCACAAACTATtttgattttcataattttggAGCAACTCAATACAGCATACTTTAAATATGTCCTGGGTGAGGAGTAtaaatcgaaaatttaa